The following proteins are encoded in a genomic region of Enterocloster clostridioformis:
- a CDS encoding TlpA disulfide reductase family protein: MRKEQFYRDKKAVKRSVSGICLALFLALQITGCSQTADQDKAAQKTEQAQGTEKEGAGAEKSSAETEKNGSGTGEAEDTGNKESEPGKTREAGEAGETGREQSAGSSQADAKAAAGQGDSMIEFKPGMPIKEGVAAPDFTGELMDGTSITLSELQGKPVIINFWATWCGPCVKEMPAFERLKDDFGDKIGIIAVNCGDDAETVKDFVEENGYTFPVVLDEEYSISMLYPTNSIPYTVVLDAEGKVAHISTGALDADTMYERYKEALGV; this comes from the coding sequence ATGAGAAAAGAACAATTTTACAGAGATAAAAAGGCAGTGAAAAGGAGTGTTTCGGGCATTTGTCTAGCCCTTTTCCTGGCTTTGCAGATAACGGGATGCAGCCAGACAGCGGACCAGGATAAGGCTGCTCAGAAAACGGAGCAGGCCCAAGGGACTGAGAAGGAAGGCGCGGGGGCTGAGAAGAGCAGCGCAGAAACTGAGAAAAACGGCTCTGGAACCGGGGAAGCGGAGGATACAGGGAACAAGGAGTCTGAGCCGGGAAAGACCCGGGAAGCCGGAGAGGCCGGGGAAACAGGCCGGGAGCAGTCCGCAGGCAGCAGCCAGGCAGATGCAAAGGCGGCAGCAGGCCAGGGGGACAGCATGATTGAGTTTAAGCCGGGCATGCCCATCAAGGAAGGGGTGGCAGCTCCTGATTTTACAGGAGAACTCATGGACGGAACCAGCATTACGCTGTCCGAATTACAGGGCAAACCTGTTATCATCAATTTCTGGGCAACCTGGTGCGGCCCGTGCGTCAAGGAGATGCCGGCATTTGAGCGCCTGAAGGATGATTTTGGGGATAAGATCGGCATTATCGCGGTGAATTGCGGAGATGACGCCGAGACGGTGAAGGACTTTGTGGAGGAGAACGGATACACCTTCCCGGTAGTGCTGGACGAGGAGTATTCCATATCCATGCTGTATCCCACCAATTCCATTCCGTATACAGTGGTGCTGGACGCGGAGGGCAAGGTGGCCCATATATCAACCGGGGCCCTGGACGCGGACACGATGTATGAGAGATATAAGGAAGCCCTTGGGGTGTAA
- a CDS encoding 4Fe-4S binding protein: MKRRLIQLCAALLYNLNLKGFAEASIYKGKSKGLCVPGLNCYSCPGAVGSCPLGTLQNALSAMDRKLPFYILGVLLLFGVTMGRTICGFICPFGLVQELLYKIPVPKIKKNRVTRELSRVKYVILAVFVIILPVVFKAASGLPVPAFCKYICPAGTLEGGIPLVLLDESLGGLAGALFNWKVLVMAVILVSACFVYRSFCRFLCPLGAIYSLFAPAALLGVNIDRDACIDCGRCVRTCKMDIRQVGDRECIQCGECMKECNVDAIYWKKPWNVNGKI; the protein is encoded by the coding sequence ATGAAACGGCGTTTGATACAGCTTTGTGCGGCATTATTATATAATCTGAACCTGAAGGGATTTGCGGAGGCGTCCATCTATAAGGGAAAGTCAAAAGGATTGTGCGTTCCCGGACTTAACTGCTATTCGTGTCCGGGAGCCGTTGGTTCCTGTCCGTTAGGCACCCTGCAGAACGCCCTGTCCGCCATGGACAGGAAGCTTCCCTTCTATATATTGGGAGTTCTCCTGCTTTTTGGGGTTACCATGGGAAGGACTATATGCGGTTTCATCTGTCCCTTTGGGCTGGTACAGGAGCTTCTCTATAAGATACCTGTACCCAAGATAAAAAAGAACCGCGTCACACGGGAGCTGTCCAGGGTGAAATACGTGATTCTGGCAGTGTTTGTCATCATCCTGCCTGTGGTATTCAAGGCGGCCTCCGGCCTGCCGGTTCCTGCCTTCTGCAAATACATATGTCCTGCGGGAACCCTGGAGGGAGGAATTCCCCTGGTGCTTTTGGACGAGTCACTGGGCGGCCTGGCAGGAGCCCTTTTTAACTGGAAGGTCCTTGTGATGGCAGTTATACTGGTAAGCGCCTGTTTTGTATACAGAAGCTTTTGCCGGTTCCTCTGTCCTCTGGGTGCCATCTATTCCCTGTTTGCACCCGCGGCTCTGCTGGGGGTGAATATTGACAGGGACGCCTGCATTGACTGCGGGCGTTGTGTGCGGACCTGTAAAATGGATATCAGACAGGTGGGAGACAGGGAGTGCATACAGTGCGGCGAATGTATGAAAGAGTGTAATGTGGATGCCATTTATTGGAAGAAGCCCTGGAATGTGAACGGTAAGATATAA
- a CDS encoding CD1871A family CXXC motif-containing protein codes for MMDWCRQNKITVILLVLGVVFLCIGAAQGGYQDAFRKAVRVCLECIGIG; via the coding sequence ATGATGGATTGGTGCAGACAGAATAAGATAACAGTTATCCTCCTTGTCCTGGGCGTAGTATTTCTGTGTATCGGAGCTGCCCAGGGAGGATACCAGGACGCCTTCCGCAAGGCAGTGAGAGTGTGCCTGGAATGTATCGGAATCGGATGA
- a CDS encoding ABC transporter permease — MEQLKFIGKRLVYLVVMLFGVATLVFILTKMIPGDPTVANLSQRALNDPEIVAAYRAKYGLDQPLPVQYILYMKNLLQFDLGTSMRTNKPVLSELARCYPATIELALFAIVIAAILGVLFGIISAIRRNSILDQTVRAISVTGVSIPSFWFALLVLYFFYYKLKLLPGPGRLSNAFTAPATVTGMYVIDSLLEGNIPKALDAVSHLILPGTVLAAFTMGLITRTARSNLLDVMSTDYIRTAKAKGLSRPGLIIRHALGNALIPVLTVIGLGLGNLLGGMVLVETIFNWPGVGQFAYESVLSVDFPSIIGVALLIALNYMVINTVVDILYGIIDPRVRCS; from the coding sequence ATGGAACAGCTGAAATTTATAGGAAAAAGACTGGTGTATCTGGTAGTCATGCTGTTTGGCGTCGCCACCCTGGTTTTCATACTGACCAAAATGATACCGGGAGACCCCACCGTGGCAAACTTGAGCCAGAGAGCCCTTAACGACCCGGAAATCGTGGCTGCCTACAGGGCGAAATACGGCCTGGACCAGCCTTTGCCCGTGCAGTACATCCTGTACATGAAGAATCTTCTGCAGTTTGACCTGGGAACTTCCATGCGCACAAACAAACCTGTGCTGTCAGAGCTGGCCAGGTGTTATCCGGCCACCATTGAACTGGCTTTGTTTGCCATTGTGATTGCTGCCATATTGGGGGTCCTGTTCGGCATTATATCCGCCATCAGGCGCAACAGCATCCTGGACCAGACGGTCCGGGCCATATCTGTTACAGGTGTCAGCATTCCCAGTTTCTGGTTTGCGCTGCTGGTATTGTATTTCTTCTATTACAAGCTGAAGCTGCTGCCGGGGCCCGGCCGCCTGAGCAACGCCTTTACGGCGCCGGCTACGGTCACGGGCATGTATGTCATTGACAGCCTTCTGGAGGGAAATATTCCCAAGGCATTGGACGCGGTCAGCCACCTGATTCTTCCCGGAACCGTGCTTGCGGCATTTACCATGGGTCTGATTACCAGGACAGCCCGTTCCAACCTTCTGGACGTCATGTCCACGGACTATATCCGTACGGCAAAGGCCAAGGGACTGTCAAGACCGGGGCTGATTATCCGCCATGCCCTGGGCAATGCCCTGATTCCCGTGCTCACTGTCATCGGCCTGGGCCTGGGCAACCTGCTGGGCGGCATGGTGCTGGTGGAAACCATTTTCAACTGGCCGGGTGTGGGGCAGTTTGCCTATGAATCCGTGCTTTCTGTGGATTTTCCCTCCATCATCGGGGTGGCCCTTCTGATTGCCTTAAATTACATGGTCATCAATACAGTGGTGGATATTTTATACGGAATCATTGACCCGAGAGTGAGGTGCAGCTGA
- a CDS encoding peptidylprolyl isomerase codes for MNPIATLHMANGRKIVIELLPESAPNTVNSFIYTASRGYLDHHAIERIVPGNWVDVSYTAFGKKECRYLIPNEFELNPDVEPLDSHPGSVCMGGYGEAGLAGCEFFFPLRDCPDHKGIYPVFGRVLEGMDEVCRLEKVETVPVTDFPIEGVEVNRPVRPEIIERVELELYGAVYPEPVRVREPELPECWKDEAAE; via the coding sequence ATGAATCCAATCGCGACATTACATATGGCCAACGGCAGGAAAATTGTCATAGAGCTTTTGCCGGAGTCAGCGCCCAATACAGTGAACAGCTTTATCTATACAGCCTCCAGGGGATACCTGGACCACCATGCCATTGAGCGGATTGTGCCCGGAAACTGGGTGGACGTCAGCTACACGGCCTTTGGAAAGAAGGAATGCCGGTATCTGATACCCAATGAGTTTGAGCTGAACCCGGATGTGGAGCCCCTGGACTCCCATCCCGGATCCGTGTGCATGGGCGGCTACGGCGAGGCAGGGCTGGCCGGCTGCGAGTTTTTCTTTCCGCTGAGAGACTGTCCGGACCACAAGGGTATTTATCCTGTGTTCGGCCGTGTTCTGGAGGGAATGGACGAGGTCTGCAGGCTGGAAAAGGTAGAGACAGTGCCTGTGACGGATTTCCCCATAGAAGGTGTGGAGGTCAACCGTCCGGTGAGGCCGGAAATCATTGAACGGGTGGAGCTGGAACTTTACGGCGCGGTTTATCCGGAGCCGGTGAGGGTCCGGGAGCCG
- a CDS encoding M24 family metallopeptidase, protein MKQKRVERIMEALKEMELTQMLIVDPMSIYYLTGVYVEPFERFYSLYLREDGNHVYFLNKLFTVPEDVGVEKVWYSDTDPAAEIVAGYLDKENPLGVDKDLKARFLLPLMEMGAAAGFVNSSIAVDRTRGVKDEEEQDKMRAASGINDRAMAEFKKLIHEGVTERQVADQMLKIYMDLGADGFSFEPLVAFGANAADPHHGPDGTVIRPGDSVLFDVGCIKDGYCSDMTRTFYFQKASDEHRRIYEIVRSANETAISKIRPGVPLCELDGAARDLIAEQGYGPFFTHRLGHFIGLGEHEFGDVSSVNTQKAEPGMIFSIEPGIYLPGDTGVRVEDLVLVTEDGCEALNHYSKEFEIIG, encoded by the coding sequence ATGAAGCAGAAGAGAGTGGAGCGTATCATGGAAGCCCTGAAGGAGATGGAACTGACACAGATGCTGATTGTGGATCCCATGTCCATTTATTATCTCACAGGCGTGTATGTGGAGCCCTTTGAACGGTTTTATTCCCTTTATCTGAGGGAGGACGGAAATCATGTGTATTTCCTGAATAAGCTGTTTACCGTGCCTGAGGATGTGGGTGTTGAGAAGGTCTGGTATTCGGATACAGACCCGGCGGCGGAGATCGTGGCAGGCTATCTGGATAAGGAAAACCCGCTGGGCGTTGATAAGGATTTAAAGGCGCGGTTTCTGCTGCCCCTCATGGAGATGGGGGCTGCCGCTGGCTTTGTGAATTCCTCCATTGCCGTGGACAGGACAAGGGGCGTGAAGGATGAGGAGGAGCAGGATAAGATGCGCGCTGCCTCCGGCATCAATGACAGGGCCATGGCGGAGTTTAAGAAGCTGATTCATGAAGGCGTCACGGAGCGGCAGGTTGCGGACCAGATGCTTAAGATATATATGGACCTGGGAGCGGACGGATTTTCCTTTGAGCCGCTGGTGGCCTTTGGCGCCAACGCGGCGGACCCTCATCACGGACCGGACGGCACCGTCATAAGGCCGGGCGACTCAGTGCTCTTTGATGTGGGCTGTATCAAAGACGGGTATTGTTCCGATATGACCCGTACCTTTTATTTCCAGAAAGCCAGTGACGAGCACCGCCGTATTTATGAGATTGTCCGCAGCGCCAATGAGACAGCTATCTCAAAGATACGACCGGGTGTTCCGCTGTGCGAGCTGGACGGGGCGGCCAGGGACCTGATTGCTGAGCAGGGATACGGACCTTTCTTTACCCACAGGCTGGGGCATTTTATCGGTCTGGGAGAGCATGAGTTCGGAGACGTGTCCTCTGTGAATACCCAGAAAGCAGAGCCGGGAATGATATTCTCCATTGAACCGGGAATCTATCTGCCCGGGGATACAGGTGTCCGTGTGGAGGATCTGGTGCTGGTGACAGAAGATGGATGTGAGGCGCTTAACCACTATTCCAAGGAATTTGAGATAATCGGTTAA
- a CDS encoding ABC transporter ATP-binding protein, whose product MAQNPNRDINEDKSNREVLVKADHVKVYFKGKDKKSGTVKAVDDVSFHIMKGETFGVVGESGCGKSTLGRALVRLLKPTEGHIYMGGTDIAGLKGADLKKMRRKVQIIFQDPSACLNPRRTVRQILMEPFEIHGMKGKMDVEACIMKLLNLVGMDLYCLSRYPHELSGGQKQRIGIARALALEPDIIICDEAVSALDVSVQAQVLNLLQELKEKLGLTYFFISHNLNVVYQVSDRVGVMYLGNMVEIADYDKLYEKRYHPYTEALLSAIPQVDQNVKTERIHLEGEVPSPSDPPSGCRFHTRCPKACDRCRREVPELKKVAEGHFVACHLY is encoded by the coding sequence ATGGCGCAGAATCCGAACAGAGACATAAACGAAGACAAGAGCAATAGGGAAGTGCTGGTTAAGGCCGACCATGTAAAGGTATATTTTAAGGGAAAGGATAAGAAGTCCGGGACCGTGAAGGCAGTGGACGACGTAAGCTTCCACATCATGAAGGGGGAGACCTTTGGCGTGGTGGGGGAGAGCGGCTGCGGCAAGAGTACCCTGGGCAGGGCCCTTGTCCGCCTCTTAAAACCAACAGAGGGCCACATTTATATGGGCGGAACGGACATAGCAGGGCTAAAGGGAGCAGATTTAAAGAAAATGCGCAGGAAGGTCCAGATTATATTCCAGGACCCGTCCGCCTGCCTGAATCCCAGGCGAACTGTCCGCCAGATTCTGATGGAACCCTTTGAGATACACGGGATGAAGGGGAAGATGGATGTGGAAGCCTGCATTATGAAGCTCCTTAACCTGGTGGGAATGGATTTGTACTGCCTGAGCAGGTATCCCCATGAGCTGTCAGGAGGACAGAAGCAGCGTATCGGCATAGCCAGAGCGCTGGCCCTGGAGCCGGACATTATCATCTGCGATGAGGCTGTATCGGCACTGGACGTATCGGTCCAGGCCCAGGTGCTGAACCTGCTTCAGGAGTTAAAGGAAAAGCTGGGGCTGACCTATTTCTTCATTTCCCATAATCTGAACGTGGTCTACCAGGTCAGCGACCGGGTGGGCGTCATGTATCTGGGAAATATGGTGGAGATTGCAGATTATGATAAGCTGTATGAAAAGCGTTACCATCCTTATACCGAGGCATTGCTGTCAGCCATTCCCCAGGTGGACCAGAATGTGAAAACAGAGCGCATCCATCTGGAGGGGGAGGTGCCCAGTCCCTCGGATCCGCCCTCCGGCTGCCGGTTCCACACACGCTGTCCCAAGGCCTGTGACAGGTGCCGCAGGGAAGTACCTGAATTAAAGAAAGTGGCGGAGGGGCATTTTGTGGCCTGCCATCTTTATTAG
- a CDS encoding ABC transporter substrate-binding protein: MKKKLLTAALCLAVSLACSACGGNGADGTSAGKTDAAAEGASQAAGSNTVVVAMGSGFSTLDPGYVYEKYPPLIVNACYENLFKFYSNDSAPEPCLADTYEFSEDGLTLTVKLKQDVTFASGNPMTSADVLFSINRCKNLQGNPSFICDTIESMEAPDDYTVVFHLTQADSAILSKLTYSSTAVLDSAVVKEHGGTDAEDASSTDTAQSYLDTASAGSGMYVMTSYIPDQEVVLEKNPNYWGEATNVDKYIIKIQPDANTQMMTLSGGDIDVAMNMTDDTMSELEGAENISIINGATKTVGFVMMNMDEAYGGPVSNPQVQNAIRRALDYTGIQTICGSGTITPYDIIQVGFMGSKGERPADYTNLEEAKALLAEAGYPDGFDVDLTVTDLDMEGILLTDLAQKITDDLSQVGINVNIVSQPWAAGYGDAYRDGTLGFTVMYWGTDYNDPNVQLEFLPGGVVGKRAGWSADMDPELAAMYEKTMSATDNDARIAVLEEIQDAMYENGPFIMAAQAPSHIGYNTRLEGVAISDPYALDLTLIHVK; the protein is encoded by the coding sequence ATGAAAAAGAAGTTATTGACTGCTGCTCTGTGCCTTGCGGTTTCACTTGCCTGCAGCGCGTGCGGAGGCAATGGCGCGGACGGCACATCGGCCGGCAAGACAGACGCCGCTGCTGAGGGGGCTTCACAGGCAGCCGGCTCCAATACGGTTGTGGTAGCCATGGGCTCCGGATTTTCCACCCTGGACCCGGGGTATGTATATGAGAAGTATCCGCCTCTCATTGTCAATGCCTGCTACGAGAACCTGTTTAAGTTCTACAGCAATGACAGCGCGCCGGAGCCTTGTCTGGCTGATACCTATGAATTCTCAGAGGACGGCCTGACACTGACGGTAAAGCTGAAACAGGATGTGACATTTGCCAGCGGCAATCCCATGACCAGCGCGGATGTTCTTTTCAGCATCAACCGCTGCAAGAACCTTCAGGGAAATCCATCCTTTATCTGTGATACCATTGAGAGCATGGAAGCGCCTGATGATTACACGGTGGTGTTCCATCTGACCCAGGCTGACAGTGCCATTCTGTCCAAGCTGACCTACAGCTCCACGGCTGTTCTGGACAGCGCGGTTGTGAAGGAGCACGGCGGCACGGATGCAGAGGATGCATCGTCCACTGACACAGCCCAGTCCTATCTGGATACAGCCAGCGCAGGTTCCGGCATGTATGTGATGACCAGCTATATTCCGGACCAGGAAGTGGTTTTGGAAAAGAATCCTAACTATTGGGGAGAAGCTACCAATGTTGACAAGTACATCATCAAGATACAGCCTGATGCAAACACACAGATGATGACACTGTCCGGCGGAGATATTGATGTGGCTATGAACATGACAGACGACACCATGTCCGAGCTGGAAGGCGCTGAGAATATTTCCATTATCAACGGAGCAACCAAGACAGTTGGATTTGTGATGATGAACATGGATGAAGCCTACGGCGGCCCTGTGTCCAATCCCCAGGTTCAGAACGCCATCCGCAGGGCCCTGGATTACACCGGCATCCAGACTATCTGCGGCAGCGGCACCATCACTCCTTATGATATCATCCAGGTGGGATTCATGGGAAGCAAGGGCGAGAGACCGGCTGACTATACGAATCTGGAAGAAGCTAAGGCACTTCTGGCAGAGGCAGGATACCCGGATGGATTTGATGTGGATCTGACTGTGACAGATCTGGATATGGAGGGAATCCTACTGACAGACCTGGCCCAGAAGATAACGGATGACCTGTCACAGGTGGGAATCAATGTGAATATCGTATCTCAGCCATGGGCGGCGGGATACGGCGATGCTTACCGCGACGGAACCCTGGGCTTTACGGTTATGTACTGGGGAACTGATTATAACGACCCCAACGTGCAGCTGGAATTCCTTCCGGGCGGCGTAGTCGGAAAGAGGGCAGGTTGGAGTGCCGACATGGATCCGGAGCTTGCGGCCATGTATGAAAAAACCATGTCTGCAACGGACAATGACGCGCGTATCGCTGTTCTGGAGGAAATCCAGGATGCAATGTACGAGAATGGGCCCTTTATCATGGCGGCACAGGCTCCGTCCCATATCGGCTATAACACCAGGCTGGAGGGAGTGGCCATATCGGACCCCTATGCTCTGGATCTGACTTTGATTCATGTGAAGTAA
- a CDS encoding ABC transporter permease produces the protein MVQSLKRLFKSNYLFTLGVIICLAWIAAAILAPALAPYDPIVQDLGQRLKAPSPEHWFGTDNFGRDIFSRVLYGGRYSLLAGCLTVVIAGFIGTFYGAIAGYVGGLVDNAMMRFSEMILSFPSLILAMIINAVMGSNLFNTMFALIVVAWPTYARMMRSVVLSVKENEYVAASEVLGASKIRILMKEVIPNSISSVLIMATTDIGNQILMFSTLSFLGLGSAPPTPEWGMMVSDGADYFNKFWVAGFPGLAIFTMAVGANFIGDGLRDLLDPKLRKQF, from the coding sequence ATGGTACAGTCTTTAAAAAGGTTATTTAAATCCAATTACCTGTTCACGCTGGGCGTGATAATCTGCCTGGCGTGGATTGCGGCGGCCATCCTGGCGCCGGCGCTGGCTCCCTATGACCCTATTGTGCAGGACCTGGGGCAGCGGTTAAAGGCTCCGTCTCCGGAGCACTGGTTCGGCACGGACAATTTTGGCAGGGACATTTTCAGCCGGGTGCTCTACGGAGGCAGGTATTCCCTGCTGGCAGGCTGTCTCACCGTGGTCATAGCAGGCTTCATCGGCACGTTTTACGGAGCCATAGCAGGCTATGTGGGCGGTTTGGTGGACAATGCAATGATGCGTTTTTCAGAAATGATTTTGTCCTTCCCCTCCCTGATTCTGGCAATGATTATCAATGCGGTTATGGGTTCCAACCTGTTCAACACCATGTTTGCCCTGATTGTGGTGGCATGGCCCACCTATGCCCGTATGATGCGGAGCGTGGTGCTGAGTGTAAAGGAAAATGAATATGTGGCGGCTTCCGAGGTTCTGGGCGCCTCCAAAATCCGGATCCTGATGAAGGAAGTCATTCCCAACAGCATCAGTTCGGTTCTGATTATGGCTACCACGGACATCGGAAACCAGATTCTGATGTTCTCTACCTTAAGCTTTCTGGGACTGGGATCTGCGCCGCCCACGCCGGAGTGGGGCATGATGGTTTCAGATGGAGCTGACTATTTCAATAAGTTCTGGGTGGCTGGTTTTCCGGGACTGGCAATCTTCACAATGGCTGTAGGCGCTAATTTCATTGGCGACGGCCTTAGGGATTTGCTGGACCCCAAGCTGAGAAAGCAGTTTTAG
- a CDS encoding ABC transporter ATP-binding protein, producing MTQTDIILEVKDLCVEFRTAEGTVQAVDHLSYVLHKGEKLGIVGESGSGKSVSSLGMMQLIPNPPGQITGGEILYLGRDLVKTSERDMQKIRGNEISMIFQEPMTSLNPIIKCGKQIAESLRLHRGMKKKEAMEEAIRMMRAVGIANPEVRAHEYPHQMSGGMRQRVMIAMALACQPQILIADEPTTALDVTIQAQILDLIREMNEELHSSVLFITHDLGVVSELCDTVIVMYTGHIVEQAPAGELFRDPKHPYTIGLLNAIPVITKDRKPLSAIEGMVPNPTERIKGCSFWPRCPHATERCRTVSPPMKRLSEERKVRCWLFEDQAAGKEA from the coding sequence ATGACACAGACAGATATCATATTGGAAGTAAAAGATTTATGTGTGGAATTCAGGACAGCGGAAGGCACCGTTCAGGCGGTGGACCATCTGAGTTATGTATTACATAAGGGTGAAAAGCTGGGTATCGTGGGAGAGAGCGGAAGCGGCAAGAGTGTTTCCTCTCTTGGAATGATGCAGCTGATTCCCAACCCTCCGGGACAGATTACAGGAGGGGAGATTTTGTATCTCGGAAGGGATTTGGTGAAGACCTCTGAGCGGGATATGCAGAAAATCAGGGGAAATGAGATTTCCATGATTTTTCAGGAACCAATGACCTCCTTAAATCCCATTATCAAGTGCGGAAAACAGATTGCGGAATCCCTGCGCCTGCACCGGGGCATGAAGAAAAAGGAAGCCATGGAGGAAGCCATCCGCATGATGAGGGCAGTGGGAATCGCCAATCCTGAGGTAAGGGCCCACGAGTATCCCCACCAGATGTCGGGTGGAATGAGGCAGCGTGTGATGATAGCCATGGCTTTGGCCTGCCAGCCCCAGATTCTGATTGCGGATGAGCCGACCACGGCTCTGGATGTGACCATCCAGGCCCAGATTCTGGATTTGATTCGCGAGATGAATGAGGAGCTTCATTCCTCGGTCCTGTTCATTACTCATGATTTGGGAGTGGTAAGCGAGCTGTGCGATACGGTCATTGTCATGTATACGGGTCATATCGTGGAGCAGGCACCGGCCGGGGAACTGTTCAGGGATCCCAAGCATCCCTATACCATCGGCCTTTTAAATGCCATACCGGTCATCACAAAGGACAGGAAGCCGTTGTCCGCCATAGAGGGCATGGTGCCTAATCCCACGGAGCGGATTAAGGGGTGCAGCTTCTGGCCCAGATGTCCCCATGCCACAGAGCGGTGCAGGACAGTCAGCCCGCCCATGAAGCGGCTTTCAGAGGAGCGGAAGGTCCGCTGCTGGCTGTTTGAAGACCAGGCCGCGGGGAAGGAGGCTTAA